The following are encoded in a window of Haladaptatus sp. R4 genomic DNA:
- a CDS encoding sugar-binding domain-containing protein, producing the protein MSKNDSRSSETQSRTRATRRTFLQMTGAGALVPLASTEVNRAAAVEPSAPDTPETEGGGPGRIENLTDYIEDPSVFAQHREPTHTTPTVPYESAETARRADEPFTAFEERFAESAYFELLNGDWEFAFYERPDERPSTHDETEWEDITVPRPWQVEGYGQYIYTNWQETWVNYDPPLEGDLVPGDDGTVDIPDINPTGTYRRTFDVPEDWDGRETFLHFEGVKQAYFVWVDGEYVGFQQGSMTPGEFDITDHVTSGEEHRLTVQVYRFSDGEAMETIDMFRYSGIYRSVYLFSMPKVHVRDFDVESGLDDEYEDGHLRVTAELANYGGPCGRYEVRGTLYEPEDDDEGSASVDCGDGRGPKKVELSGATASIPTAGW; encoded by the coding sequence TGAGCAAGAACGATTCACGGAGTTCCGAGACGCAGAGCCGAACGAGGGCGACACGACGAACGTTCCTACAGATGACGGGGGCGGGTGCGCTCGTCCCGCTGGCCTCTACCGAGGTGAACCGAGCGGCGGCGGTCGAACCGTCCGCACCGGACACACCGGAGACGGAGGGGGGCGGCCCCGGACGGATAGAGAACTTGACCGACTACATCGAGGACCCGAGCGTGTTCGCACAACACCGCGAACCCACGCACACCACGCCGACGGTACCGTACGAGTCCGCCGAAACCGCCCGTCGCGCCGACGAACCGTTCACGGCGTTCGAGGAGCGATTCGCGGAGTCAGCGTACTTCGAACTACTGAACGGCGACTGGGAGTTCGCGTTCTACGAGCGTCCCGACGAACGGCCATCGACGCACGACGAAACGGAGTGGGAGGACATCACCGTTCCCCGACCGTGGCAGGTCGAGGGATACGGCCAGTACATCTACACGAACTGGCAGGAGACGTGGGTGAACTACGACCCGCCGCTCGAAGGGGACTTGGTACCGGGCGACGACGGCACCGTCGATATCCCCGACATCAACCCCACGGGCACGTATCGCCGGACGTTCGACGTCCCGGAGGACTGGGACGGGCGAGAGACGTTCCTCCACTTCGAGGGCGTCAAACAGGCGTACTTCGTCTGGGTGGACGGCGAGTACGTCGGCTTCCAGCAGGGGTCGATGACGCCGGGCGAGTTCGACATCACGGACCACGTCACGTCGGGCGAGGAACACCGACTGACGGTGCAGGTGTACCGCTTCTCGGACGGAGAGGCGATGGAGACCATCGACATGTTCCGATACTCGGGCATCTACCGGAGCGTCTACCTGTTCTCGATGCCGAAGGTGCACGTCAGGGATTTCGACGTCGAATCGGGACTGGACGACGAGTACGAGGACGGCCACCTCCGAGTCACCGCCGAACTCGCGAACTACGGCGGCCCCTGCGGCAGGTACGAGGTTCGCGGAACCCTGTACGAACCCGAGGATGACGACGAAGGGAGCGCTTCCGTGGACTGTGGCGACGGACGAGGACCGAAGAAAGTCGAGCTATCGGGCGCGACGGCGTCGATTCCGACGGCGGGGTGGTGA